tcttagAGATAAAGCTCTCCAATcctttttgctttcaatGCTTGCACACTACCCTTCCTTTTGACACAATTAGCAgtgtttaaaataatatctgactaagaattttttttataatttatacttttttaagtattCAGTTCTCATATAAAATTCTTTGTCTACCTACTACAGATTTGTAACTATACTTTTTCTTGGATCTGTGCTTTGATATTTAGGGTATGTCTGTTTATTCGTCCTTCCCTTATATTGCGTTTCATAACGGTATGCCGTCTCTTGGTGTACTGCTTACCGCTTTTTATGCTTGTTGATTTTGTCGACTTTCCACCCTTTAATATGAtttctaaaattatttaaaaatacttGAACCTTTTACCGTTGTAGCAAATACTGAACGTCCGTACTGTagttatttcatttaatgtGATTTGTATCTAGCTTCACTTCCATTTGCCGCATAAACTACTGGACGATTTTTCATTGTCGAGATTTACAAGCGTAACGAATTTTGTGcaattaatatatattctctctcttttaatatttgctCCTTTCAAACTTAAGTTTGCTATTGGGGTTTTAGATTTTACAGTTTCTTCTCAGTTGATATTGCTTAAAGGAACAATTTCCGCAGCCCTTTCTTTAAATGCCAAACTAATTACGGAACtgaatattattaatttgcTAATCTTATATGCCAgcgaagaaaaaaaagaatagaGTACCGATGTATTTAAAGATATGATTGAAAATTGCGTCTTGAGAGTACGCatgaataaattaataaaacgAACAAGAGATACTTCACGTTTACGATCAAGGTTCAACTTTTCCAAGCTGCCATCTCATTAACTTGTAAAAGTTGGTACCAGGACGAGACAATCGTTCAAAAGACCCTTGCTCCAAAACTTTCCCGTCTCCAACAACAATTATTTGATCAGCTCGGCGAATAGTAGCCAATTTGTGAGCAATCGTAATGGTAGTCATACTACGATTATGCATCAAAGATTGAATCGTTTTATCCACCATTACTTCTGCTTCACCGTCTAATGCTGAAGTAGCTTCAtccaaaattaaaaatgctGGATTTCGAAGAAGTGCCCTAGCAATTGCAATGCGTTGTTTTTGTCCCCCGCTTAGTTGTAAACCACGAGTCCCGACTTGCGTAGACCATTTCTCCGGGAAAGAAAGCACAAAACTACAATTCGCTCGTTTGGCAGCATCTTCGATTTCCTCTTGAGATGCGTTAGATTTACCGTAAGCAATATTTTCGCCAATTGTACCAGAAAATAAAACCGGTTCTTGTCCAACTAAACCAAAATGACTGCGCCATTGATGAACATTATATGTAGAGATGTCAACTCCGTCAGCTAATATTTTCCCACTACTAGGTGCGTAAAAGCGCAAAAGGAGCTGTGAGATGGTGGATTTTCCACCGCCACTAGGTGCGACTATAGCAACATTGGTGCCTGGATGAATGTCGAAAGATAAGTTATCAAATATTGAAGCTGAAGGACGAGTTGGGTATGCAAACCCAACATTTCTGAACGAAAGTATTGCCTTTCCGACTGTGACTGGAACGGGAATCCCAACGGTTGGAGCTATCTTCGGTTTAGCATCTAAAAGTTCAAATAACCGACTAGCAGCTCCCAGACCTTTCATAATATCAGTAAAACATCCTGATAAGCCAACAATGCTTCCACCGGCATAAACGGTATACAGCAAAAATGAACTTAGCTGTCCTACAGTTATATCACCTGCAGCAACCATTCTTCCGCCTAACGCAAGAATAGCGATTACAGTTGCGTTCCCAAGGAACCCTGTTGACCCGAAGAAAATACCGCTAGCAAAAGCCTCTCGCTTTGCCAGGACAAAGAGATTTCGAATGTAATCGTTGTAACGATTTACTTCTTGTCTTTCTCCTAGAAAAGCCTGTGTAGTCCGAACATTTGCGAGTTTCTCTTCTGAAACCCTTGTTAAATCACCGAGAGCATCTTGTGTAGTCCTGGAAAGTTTCCGAACATACTCTCCATAAAAGAAAGCTCCCAATGCAATTGGGGGTACAATTAGGGACATATATCCAGTGAGTCTCATGGATACGTAGAGCATCATCCCTATTCCAGCAATTGCACTAACTGAGCTACGAAGACCATCACTTAAGTACATTGATAAAGACTTACCGACAATACTCGAATCCGTCGTAAGACGGGATATGAGATCCCCATGTTTATGAAAGTCAAAAAATGCTCCATCTAATGACATGCATTTAGCAAACAAGCGTGCTCGAAGACGACTGACAATTCTTTCACTCAGTAGACGCAAGGTGATGATTCTACCAAAGTTACAAGCTGAACcaaggaaaaataaaccCAACAAACCAATATAAAACGTACCAGAAGGAATTCCCATGATATGCGTGACAGAAGAATCGCCTGACGAGCCAGCGTCTAAGATTTTGCCAACAATGTAGGGAATGGACATTGTAACGCCGGAGGAAACTAAGAGAAGAGATCcagcaataaaaaaattccatcCCTGACCCCTTGCTAGTGTGAAGAGACGAAAAACATTGACTTTCTTGTTTGGTGTTTGTAATGTACcatttgtatttatttttgagatATCCTGTGCTTGCTCATCTTTTGATGGAACTGTAGAATTATGTCGCACACacaactttaaaaaagcaagtGATCGTATAGGAAGAATAGATCTAGAAAAAGGTAACGgaaaactatttttaaaaggatATATCTTAGAACCACTTGAGGCCTTTTGAGATAACGAGTTTAGGCTCACATTAACCTGTGAAGATAACTTACTGGTACTATAATATTCTGCATTTGGCGTGGGAAGTAATAGAGTATTCGTACTTTTGTAAGCCACGTTGTTTTTCAACCAAGTCAACGGTACTAAATAGTTTGCTCGAAATATTACGCGTTTATTGTAGCAGTGAGCGAATGGTACTCTCGAAAGTCCAAAACGTATTGGATCCATCCATGAATGTGCCTTTCAAAGGAAATGAACGGAATCTTTTCGAAACGGGGTTTACACAGGCTTTTGGCAACAAAAGGTGCGCAAAGTATGtacaaataaattatttaatatatactttttattaGTATTCGTTCTATcaaattttctcttctctACGGTATTAGTAGTTTCGATAGAATTTCCACGAAGTACTCTACATTCGCATAAGGTAGGTGCTTTGGTACATACTAAGATTTCATTTACCTTAACACAACCACTTCTCTACAACAAGTCAAATCGACGAGAATAGCAAAGACATTTGtgtcttttactttttttaaatttcttgaaattataatttgcTTCGAGATGGCAATTGATTACAGCAAGTGGTAAGTTTATTGATAAGTTTGTTTTTAAGTAGGCGAATATGAAGTTAACAGAATTGACAGGGATAAGCTAGAACTTAGTGATGACAGGTATGAAATATACGGTTTGGAGAGGAAATCGGCTCTGTAAGGACAATGGTTAAATACTCTACATGATGCCTTTGATTGGAGTACAATAAAAGAAGTcgaaatgaaatttcattagTAGGATGgaataaattcaaaaataaaattcagACTCAtctttttatcattttgaaGGACATGTTGGGTTCAAAAAGGCAATCATTAATTTGCAGTTTGTATATTTGATGCCAATTGGGTTCTTTTAGCTAATAAACAACCATTGTCAAAacattcctttcttttccttcttcatttatttttcgttttgATAAATTCATGCTAACAACATTTAGTGACATTGAAGGTTTGTTACGGGTTGTATTCATATTAAATTAACCACATGCAGTTCATCCAAATGTCGATAAAAAGTCTTTTATTAGATGGCGCCAACGTGATATCCACGAAAAACGGGCTGttagaaagcaaaaaatggaagatATCAAAGGTGCAATGGCGATGAATCGTAGACTCTTGTCTCGCATCTCCGAAATGGAGACTGTTCTTGAGAAGGAATCTCCTTCGGATCCTTATGTTTTATTGGGTTCATTTTTAGAGGCAAAAAAGTCTGAAGATATGGATAGTGCCATTCCTGGAGGCATGTCGTATCATCATATGCTTATgtctttattaaaagtaattaaaGATGCCGAAGACACTACCGAAGAAAAATCTATGGATGATTCGGATAAATGCTTGAGACGATTAAAGTCACACAAAGAGCGTCTTCTGAAGTTGCTAGAAGATGCACAAAAGGAGTATGATACTTTAGAGGCTGAGAGTAAAAATTACATCACTTCTGAAGACTTGCATTTGGGCTTTGATTCCACCTATGTTCAGAAAAAGGAGCCTGAAAAACCTAAAAAGACTAAAACCAAAAAGGAGACCATCCAGGTCATTGAATCTCTTAATAACCCTACACCTCCTACTGATTTTCCCGGCGCTAAAGAGCAAGCTTCTACTGGTAATGCCCCTAAAAATCCTGTCAATGAGAATGAGTcggaagatgaagaagggTTGTCTCTTTCTGAAGATGGTAAGAAGTT
This region of Schizosaccharomyces pombe strain 972h- genome assembly, chromosome: II genomic DNA includes:
- the mdl1 gene encoding peptide-transporting ATPase yields the protein MDPIRFGLSRVPFAHCYNKRVIFRANYLVPLTWLKNNVAYKSTNTLLLPTPNAEYYSTSKLSSQVNVSLNSLSQKASSGSKIYPFKNSFPLPFSRSILPIRSLAFLKLCVRHNSTVPSKDEQAQDISKINTNGTLQTPNKKVNVFRLFTLARGQGWNFFIAGSLLLVSSGVTMSIPYIVGKILDAGSSGDSSVTHIMGIPSGTFYIGLLGLFFLGSACNFGRIITLRLLSERIVSRLRARLFAKCMSLDGAFFDFHKHGDLISRLTTDSSIVGKSLSMYLSDGLRSSVSAIAGIGMMLYVSMRLTGYMSLIVPPIALGAFFYGEYVRKLSRTTQDALGDLTRVSEEKLANVRTTQAFLGERQEVNRYNDYIRNLFVLAKREAFASGIFFGSTGFLGNATVIAILALGGRMVAAGDITVGQLSSFLLYTVYAGGSIVGLSGCFTDIMKGLGAASRLFELLDAKPKIAPTVGIPVPVTVGKAILSFRNVGFAYPTRPSASIFDNLSFDIHPGTNVAIVAPSGGGKSTISQLLLRFYAPSSGKILADGVDISTYNVHQWRSHFGLVGQEPVLFSGTIGENIAYGKSNASQEEIEDAAKRANCSFVLSFPEKWSTQVGTRGLQLSGGQKQRIAIARALLRNPAFLILDEATSALDGEAEVMVDKTIQSLMHNRSMTTITIAHKLATIRRADQIIVVGDGKVLEQGSFERLSRPGTNFYKLMRWQLGKVEP
- the cdc37 gene encoding Hsp90 co-chaperone Cdc37, translated to MAIDYSKWDKLELSDDSDIEVHPNVDKKSFIRWRQRDIHEKRAVRKQKMEDIKGAMAMNRRLLSRISEMETVLEKESPSDPYVLLGSFLEAKKSEDMDSAIPGGMSYHHMLMSLLKVIKDAEDTTEEKSMDDSDKCLRRLKSHKERLLKLLEDAQKEYDTLEAESKNYITSEDLHLGFDSTYVQKKEPEKPKKTKTKKETIQVIESLNNPTPPTDFPGAKEQASTGNAPKNPVNENESEDEEGLSLSEDGKKFANIDFGDYSSSEEFLKEHLNILADEEESDAILLEAFNAELEGKPSLAKQYVHQALLISYCRQLGPNGLSIFFQKIKDPNHQSQRLFLEDVHNTYVRIHERSAAISKEQAESGEGVEQIQLCAVDPNTKLSITIPEAGSTDPETQKARAAFESFPPNLQKALMTNDLDKINVVLGKMAVENAEEVVEKLSSTGMLSIEEGIIDTTKGETIPQLS